The DNA window CACCCGGCTGAACCTGCCGCTCACCGAATGCGGGCTGGGGCTCGCGCCGAATGCCGAGCAGTACCTGCGCTCGCGCAGCCGGCTGGCCGGCCTCTACGAGCCGGCGTGGCTCGACAACACGCTGATGCTGGCCGCGCAATGCACCTTCTCGCTCGCCGAGCTGAAGTACGAGTACCCGCGCGAGGTCGTGCCCGAGGGCATGACGCCGATCGCCCACCTGCGCCGGCTCACCTATGCCGGCGTGCCGAAGCGCTTTCCCGACGGGCTGAAGCCCCAGTGGTCGAAGCTGATCGAGGACGAGCTCGCGCTGATCGAGCAGCTCGGCTACGAGGCCTACTTCCTGACGGTGGCCGACATCGTGCGCTGGGCCCGCGCGCGGGGCATCCTGTGCCAGGGGCGCGGCAGCGCGGCGAACTCGCTGGTGTGCTACTGCCTCGAGGTGACCGAGGTCGACCCCGAACGCGCGACGCTGCTGTTCGGCCGCTTCATCAGCGCCGAGCGCAACGAGCCGCCCGACATCGACATCGACTTCGAGCACCAGCGCCGCGAAGAGGTCATCCAGTACATCTACGGCAAGTACGGCCGCCACCGCGCGGCGCTGACCGCGGTCGTCATCAGCTACCGGCCGCGCAGCGCGGTGCGCGACGTCGGCCGCGCGCTCGGCATCGACCTGCAGCGCATCGACGCCGTCTCGAAGAGCCAGCAGTGGTTCGACGGCCGCGGCATCAGCCGCGAGCGCCTGCGCGAGAACGGCTTCGATCCCGATTCGCTGGTGGTGCGGCAATGGGCCGAGCTGACCGGCATGCTGGTGGGTTTTCCGCGCCACCTGAGCCAGCACCCGGGCGGCTTCGTGATCGCGCGCGACCAGATCGAGCAGCTGGTGCCGGTCGAGAACGCCGCGATGGACAAGCGCAGCGTCGTGCAGTGGGACAAGGATGACCTCGACGCGCTCGGGCTCATCAAGGTCGACATCCTCGCGCTCGGCATGCTCAGCGCGCTGCGCCGCGCGCTGGAATTCATCGGCCACAAGCGGGGCCGTGAGTTCCGCATGCAGGACATCGCCGAGGGCGACACGCCCACCTACGACATGATCTGCCAGGCCGACACCGTCGGCGTGTTCCAGATCGAGAGCCGCGCGCAGATGAGCATGCAGCCGCGCCTGCGGCCGCGCACCTACTACGACCTGGTGGTCGAGGTCGCGATCGTGCGGCCCGGCCCGATCCAGGGCGGCATGATCCACCCCTACCTGAAGAACCGGCTGCTCCCCGATGACGAGATCGACTGCCCCGAGGGCATCCGGCCCGCGCTGATGCGCACGAAGGGCGTGCCGATCTTCCAGGAGCAGGTGATGCAGATCGCGATGCTGGCCGCCGACTTCACGCAGGGCGAGGCCGACCAGCTGCGCCGCGCGATGGCCGCCTGGAAGCGCAAGGGCGGCCTGGGGCCGTTCCACGAGCGGCTGGTCGGCCGCATGGTCGCCAACGGCTACGCGCTCGAGTACGCCGAGCGCATCTTCAAGCAGATCGAGGGCTTCGGCGAGTACGGCTTCCCGGAGAGCCATGCGGCCGGCTTCGCGCTGCTCGCCTACGACAGCAGCTGGATCAAGTGCCACCACCCCGATGCGTTCCTCGCGGCCTTGCTGAACAGCCAGCCGATGGGGTTCTACGCGCCGGCGCAGCTGGTGCGCGATGCGCGCGAGCACGGCGTCGAGGTGCGGCCGGTCGACGTGGCGTGCAGCGACT is part of the Fibrobacterota bacterium genome and encodes:
- a CDS encoding error-prone DNA polymerase codes for the protein TRLNLPLTECGLGLAPNAEQYLRSRSRLAGLYEPAWLDNTLMLAAQCTFSLAELKYEYPREVVPEGMTPIAHLRRLTYAGVPKRFPDGLKPQWSKLIEDELALIEQLGYEAYFLTVADIVRWARARGILCQGRGSAANSLVCYCLEVTEVDPERATLLFGRFISAERNEPPDIDIDFEHQRREEVIQYIYGKYGRHRAALTAVVISYRPRSAVRDVGRALGIDLQRIDAVSKSQQWFDGRGISRERLRENGFDPDSLVVRQWAELTGMLVGFPRHLSQHPGGFVIARDQIEQLVPVENAAMDKRSVVQWDKDDLDALGLIKVDILALGMLSALRRALEFIGHKRGREFRMQDIAEGDTPTYDMICQADTVGVFQIESRAQMSMQPRLRPRTYYDLVVEVAIVRPGPIQGGMIHPYLKNRLLPDDEIDCPEGIRPALMRTKGVPIFQEQVMQIAMLAADFTQGEADQLRRAMAAWKRKGGLGPFHERLVGRMVANGYALEYAERIFKQIEGFGEYGFPESHAAGFALLAYDSSWIKCHHPDAFLAALLNSQPMGFYAPAQLVRDAREHGVEVRPVDVACSDWECTLEWSLEWPLEKPLGEAAPGDGLRPVRLGLNRVGGLSEAAAQRIVAAREHGAFASPEDLARRAELNAHELQSLAQADALHSLSGHRHQAAWAVAGIDTRPTAMLRRTRVDEPALLLPAPAEVEETVADYQALGLTLKRHPLALLRPQLEAFQVQTAAVLRGYPDGRLARASGLVTHRQRPQTAKGTVFVTLEDETGAVNIIVWPRVFETQRQALLASRLLTVYGQWQRQGDVMHLLAVKMIDHTPLLGGLVARSRDFR